From a single Oncorhynchus tshawytscha isolate Ot180627B linkage group LG29, Otsh_v2.0, whole genome shotgun sequence genomic region:
- the LOC121841302 gene encoding histidine-rich glycoprotein-like — MSTLCHHCDDQKLSDYERTHRHHWEYYGHHWEYYGHHWEYYGHRWEYYGHHWEYYGHRWEYYGHRWEYYGHRWEYYGHRWEYYGHRWEYYGHRWEYYGHRWEYYGHRWEYYGHRWEYYGHRWEYYGHRWEYYGHRWEYYGHRWEYYGHRWEYYGHRWEYYGHRWEYYGHRWEYYGHRWEYYGHRWEYYGHRWEYYGHRWEYYGHRWEYYGHRWEYYGHRWEYYGHHWEYYGHHWEYYGHRWEYHHWEYYATAGSTRPLGVLRPPLGVLRPPLGVLRHRHHWEYYGHHWEYYGHHWEYYGHHWEYYGHHWEYYGHHWEYYGHHWEYYGHHWEYYGHHWEYYGHHWEYYGHRWLPLRILIGVENRVTVTLNTTSEQ, encoded by the exons ATGAGTACCCTGTGCCACCACTGTGACGACCAGAAgctctcagactatgagagaacac ACAGGCACCACTGGGAGTACTACGGCCACCACTGGGAGTACTACGGCCACCACTGGGAGTACTACGGCCACCGCTGGGAGTACTACGGCCACCACTGGGAGTACTACGGCCACCGCTGGGAGTACTACGGCCACCGCTGGGAGTACTACGGCCACCGCTGGGAGTACTACGGCCACCGCTGGGAGTACTACGGCCACCGCTGGGAGTACTACGGCCACCGCTGGGAGTACTACGGCCACCGCTGGGAGTACTACGGCCACCGCTGGGAGTACTACGGCCACCGCTGGGAGTACTACGGCCACCGCTGGGAGTACTACGGCCACCGCTGGGAGTACTACGGCCACCGCTGGGAGTACTACGGCCACCGCTGGGAGTACTACGGCCACCGCTGGGAGTACTACGGCCACCGCTGGGAGTACTACGGCCACCGCTGGGAGTACTACGGCCACCGCTGGGAGTACTACGGCCACCGCTGGGAGTACTACGGCCACCGCTGGGAGTACTACGGCCACCGCTGGGAGTACTACGGCCACCGCTGGGAGTACTACGGCCACCGCTGGGAGTACTACGGCCACCGCTGGGAGTACTACGGCCACCGCTGGGAGTACTACGGCCACCACTGGGAGTACTACGGCCACCACTGGGAGTACTACGGCCACCGCTGGGAGTACCACCACTGGGAGTACTACGCCACCGCTGGGAGTACACGGCCACTGGGAGTACTACGGCCACCACTGGGAGTACTACGGCCACCACTGGGAGTACTACGCCACCGCCACCACTGGGAGTACTACGGCCACCACTGGGAGTACTACGGCCACCACTGGGAGTACTACGGCCACCACTGGGAGTACTACGGCCACCACTGGGAGTACTACGGCCACCACTGGGAGTACTACGGCCACCACTGGGAGTACTACGGCCACCACTGGGAGTACTACGGCCACCACTGGGAGTACTACGGCCACCACTGGGAGTACTACGGCCACCGCTGGCTGCCACTAAGGATCCTAATTGGAGTTGAAAACAGAGTAACTGTGACATTGAACACAACAAGCGAACAATAA